In one window of Candidatus Dormiibacterota bacterium DNA:
- a CDS encoding biotin carboxylase N-terminal domain-containing protein encodes MISRLLIANRGEIAVRIARAAREMGIVPLGIYSQADADAYFLAYVHDARCIGPAPAAQSYLDIAAILEAARAMNADALHPGYGFLSENPSFATAVHDAGAIFVGPPADAMAAMGSKIEAKRRAREAGVPTLPGYDGSDQSPARLREEAARMGFPLLIKASAGGGGRGMRVVTSPRELDDALASARREAAGAFGDDTLLLERYLENPRHIEFQILADAFGTTLHLGERECSIQRRHQKIVEEAPSVALSAQLRAEMGAAAVRIASSVGYVNAGTAEFMLDASGYYFLEMNARLQVEHPVTEAVHGIDLVQWQLRIASGERLTLRQEDVAPRGWAVEMRVTAEDPAHGMLPSAGCISAWQPPEGPGVRVDSGVAAGSTVGLDYDSMLAKLIVHASDRASAIAKMEVALDDFRIAGIRSNLPLLAWIVRDEAFRSGEIGTAFLAQRLDESRFAHAPVSKDALVLAVAKLLVEDALPWRIGGIGCPIVLAARDERFYASASRTAQRDAWRVSGDVQGLLQVRRHDGVIAATLGDASVTGHAELDACGVLTRVDGREYAFAFAQPPDASVRSSGAAEANGTVTAPMPGRVVRVAVAPGEDVAPHQLLIVLEAMKMEHRIEASLAATVRSVLVGEGQIVAGGTPLVELA; translated from the coding sequence ATGATCTCGCGTCTGCTCATCGCGAACCGCGGCGAGATCGCCGTGCGGATCGCTCGCGCCGCGCGCGAGATGGGAATCGTCCCACTCGGCATCTACTCGCAAGCCGACGCGGACGCCTATTTCCTCGCGTACGTCCACGACGCGCGCTGCATCGGCCCCGCGCCCGCCGCGCAATCGTATCTCGACATCGCGGCGATCCTCGAAGCAGCGCGGGCGATGAACGCCGACGCACTCCATCCCGGCTACGGCTTTCTCTCCGAGAACCCGTCCTTCGCCACGGCGGTGCACGATGCCGGAGCGATCTTCGTCGGGCCGCCCGCGGACGCCATGGCCGCGATGGGGAGCAAGATCGAAGCGAAGCGGCGCGCGCGAGAGGCCGGCGTTCCGACGCTTCCCGGCTACGACGGGAGCGATCAGTCGCCAGCGCGCCTTCGCGAGGAAGCGGCGCGGATGGGATTCCCCCTTTTGATCAAGGCGAGCGCCGGCGGCGGCGGTCGCGGCATGCGCGTCGTGACGTCGCCTCGAGAGCTGGACGACGCGCTTGCATCTGCCAGGCGCGAAGCGGCCGGCGCCTTCGGCGACGACACGCTCTTGCTCGAGCGCTACCTCGAGAACCCGCGGCATATCGAGTTCCAAATCCTCGCCGATGCATTCGGCACGACGTTGCATCTCGGCGAACGCGAATGCTCGATTCAGCGGCGCCATCAGAAGATCGTCGAGGAGGCGCCGTCGGTCGCGTTGTCGGCGCAACTGCGCGCCGAGATGGGTGCTGCAGCGGTGCGCATCGCGTCGAGCGTCGGATACGTCAACGCCGGCACCGCAGAGTTCATGCTCGACGCGAGCGGGTACTACTTCCTCGAGATGAACGCGCGCCTGCAGGTGGAGCATCCCGTTACCGAAGCCGTGCACGGCATCGACCTCGTGCAATGGCAGCTGCGCATCGCATCGGGCGAGCGCCTGACGCTGCGCCAAGAGGACGTCGCGCCGCGCGGCTGGGCCGTCGAGATGCGGGTCACCGCCGAGGATCCGGCGCACGGGATGCTGCCGTCGGCGGGCTGCATCTCCGCGTGGCAGCCGCCGGAAGGCCCCGGCGTGCGCGTCGACAGCGGCGTCGCGGCGGGCAGTACGGTCGGTCTCGATTACGATTCGATGCTCGCAAAACTCATCGTGCATGCGAGCGATCGCGCCTCCGCCATCGCGAAGATGGAGGTCGCACTCGACGATTTCCGGATCGCCGGGATCCGCTCGAATCTTCCGTTGCTCGCGTGGATCGTTCGCGACGAGGCCTTTCGCTCGGGGGAGATCGGAACCGCATTTCTCGCGCAACGCCTCGACGAGTCGCGCTTCGCTCACGCGCCGGTTTCGAAGGACGCGCTCGTGCTCGCCGTTGCAAAGCTGCTCGTCGAGGACGCGCTGCCGTGGCGCATCGGCGGCATCGGGTGCCCGATCGTTCTTGCCGCGCGCGACGAGCGCTTCTACGCGTCGGCGAGCCGCACCGCGCAGCGCGATGCCTGGCGCGTGAGCGGCGACGTCCAGGGGCTGCTGCAGGTGCGGCGGCACGACGGCGTGATCGCCGCAACGCTCGGTGACGCGAGCGTTACGGGGCACGCGGAGCTCGACGCGTGCGGCGTCCTCACACGCGTCGACGGGCGAGAGTACGCATTCGCTTTCGCGCAGCCGCCCGATGCTAGCGTGCGCTCGAGCGGCGCTGCCGAAGCGAACGGCACGGTGACCGCGCCTATGCCCGGACGCGTCGTACGCGTTGCCGTCGCGCCCGGTGAGGACGTCGCGCCGCATCAGCTGCTGATCGTGCTCGAAGCGATGAAGATGGAGCACCGCATCGAGGCCTCGCTCGCGGCGACGGTTCGTTCCGTTCTGGTCGGCGAAGGGCAGATCGTCGCAGGCGGCACGCCGCTCGTCGAGCTGGCCTAA
- a CDS encoding molybdopterin-dependent oxidoreductase: MKRQIFIATSVSAALAGCSPIGTALNNSNGVRNVLSVAERLDYALASGGMAREYPESAVAPVFRINGFATPNDARYEALLASHFRTYRLVVDGAVERPLSLSLGDLERYRQTTQITRHDCVEGWSVIGKWSGVRLGAVIDAARPTPAARYAVFHCMDRDDSGVPYYESLDLVQAHHPQTLLALRLDDAALDPDHGAPVRLRVATQLGYKSAKWVNRISLVGGFSRIAGGHGGYWEDQGYEWYAGI, translated from the coding sequence GTGAAACGTCAGATCTTCATTGCGACGTCGGTTTCGGCGGCGCTCGCGGGCTGTTCGCCGATAGGAACGGCACTCAATAACTCGAACGGCGTTCGCAACGTGCTGAGCGTTGCCGAAAGGCTCGATTACGCGCTTGCCAGCGGCGGCATGGCGCGAGAGTATCCAGAGTCGGCCGTCGCGCCGGTCTTCCGCATCAATGGCTTTGCGACGCCGAACGACGCCCGGTACGAAGCGCTGCTCGCGTCGCACTTTCGCACCTATCGCCTCGTCGTCGACGGCGCCGTCGAACGGCCGCTCTCGCTCTCGCTCGGCGATCTCGAGCGGTACCGGCAGACGACGCAGATCACCCGGCATGACTGCGTCGAAGGGTGGAGCGTGATCGGAAAATGGAGCGGCGTCCGGCTCGGCGCGGTGATCGATGCGGCGCGTCCGACGCCCGCGGCGCGCTACGCCGTATTCCACTGCATGGACCGCGACGATTCGGGGGTCCCGTACTACGAGAGCCTCGATCTCGTGCAGGCACACCATCCGCAGACGCTGCTCGCGTTGCGGCTCGACGACGCGGCGCTCGATCCCGATCACGGGGCGCCCGTGCGGCTACGCGTTGCTACGCAGTTGGGTTACAAGAGCGCAAAATGGGTCAATCGAATCTCACTCGTCGGCGGATTCTCGCGAATCGCCGGCGGTCACGGTGGCTATTGGGAGGATCAAGGATACGAATGGTACGCAGGAATTTAA
- a CDS encoding hydroxymethylglutaryl-CoA lyase → MLPKNVTVVEVGARDGLQNEKSVVAASDKIAFIDLLSESGLRVIEATSFVSPRAIPQLADAERVFTHIRKAPGVRYPVLVPNLKGYERAKACGADAIAVFTAASQAFTKRNINMTVEESIATFADVVRRAKTDGAWVRGYVSTAFGSPFGDAVTPRMVRDVCVKLVELGCDEISVGDTIGVGVPTQVDEIVPLLAREIPLERLAFHFHDTRGTALANVYAALQHGITIFDASAGGLGGCPYAPGATGNVGTEDVLYMLAGMGIETGVDLARVRAASRFVRGVIGHELTSKAFQALEANG, encoded by the coding sequence GTGTTACCGAAGAACGTCACCGTCGTCGAGGTCGGCGCGCGCGACGGATTGCAGAACGAGAAGAGCGTCGTCGCAGCGAGCGACAAGATCGCCTTCATCGACTTGCTCTCCGAGAGCGGCCTGCGCGTCATCGAAGCGACCTCGTTCGTCAGCCCGCGAGCGATTCCACAGCTTGCCGACGCGGAACGGGTCTTCACCCATATTCGCAAAGCTCCCGGCGTACGCTATCCGGTGCTCGTGCCGAACCTCAAAGGCTACGAACGGGCGAAAGCGTGCGGTGCCGATGCGATTGCCGTCTTCACCGCTGCATCGCAAGCCTTCACCAAGCGCAACATCAACATGACGGTCGAGGAGTCGATCGCGACCTTCGCCGACGTCGTCCGGCGGGCTAAAACAGACGGCGCGTGGGTGCGCGGTTACGTCTCGACCGCCTTCGGCTCGCCTTTCGGCGACGCCGTGACGCCGCGGATGGTACGCGACGTCTGCGTGAAGCTCGTGGAGCTCGGCTGCGACGAGATCTCGGTCGGCGATACGATCGGCGTCGGCGTACCGACGCAAGTCGACGAAATCGTGCCGCTGCTCGCCCGGGAGATTCCCCTCGAGCGCCTGGCCTTTCACTTCCACGACACGCGCGGAACCGCGCTTGCAAACGTGTACGCGGCGCTGCAGCACGGAATCACGATCTTCGACGCCTCTGCGGGCGGGCTCGGCGGTTGTCCGTACGCTCCCGGCGCAACGGGCAACGTCGGGACCGAGGACGTGCTCTACATGCTCGCCGGCATGGGCATCGAGACCGGCGTCGACCTCGCTCGCGTGCGCGCCGCCTCCCGCTTCGTTCGCGGCGTCATCGGTCACGAGCTTACGAGCAAAGCGTTCCAGGCGTTGGAGGCGAACGGGTAG
- a CDS encoding cytochrome b/b6 domain-containing protein yields MSSPRYRYTRTMRLSHWIWAVAFAVLVSSGLQIFDAAPYLDASDASSPAHRVLSIDSPADGVGTTTIFGHAFTTTGWLGWTDDGMGGKGPRAFPGWITIPAYQDLADGRRWHFFFAWVAVLCWLAWLASSAVKGNLRKMLLTRSDLSKLWPMQAYYLRLRKTPPPYDEYNPLQKAAYTVVAFVIAPLVVLTGLALSPGIDAIAQPLTVVFGGRQFARLWHFAGMLALIAFFGIHVFQVATQGVVNQMRSMITGWFVEKEAPSA; encoded by the coding sequence ATGAGCAGCCCGCGCTATCGGTACACGCGTACGATGCGCTTGAGCCACTGGATATGGGCCGTGGCATTTGCGGTGCTCGTCTCGAGCGGTTTGCAGATCTTCGATGCGGCGCCCTATCTGGACGCGTCGGACGCCTCGAGCCCCGCCCATCGCGTGCTCTCGATCGATTCGCCGGCCGACGGCGTCGGAACGACGACGATTTTTGGGCACGCGTTCACGACGACCGGCTGGCTCGGATGGACCGACGACGGCATGGGAGGAAAAGGCCCGCGCGCCTTTCCCGGCTGGATCACGATTCCGGCCTATCAAGACCTCGCCGACGGCCGGCGCTGGCATTTCTTCTTTGCGTGGGTTGCAGTGCTGTGCTGGCTCGCGTGGCTCGCGTCGAGCGCCGTCAAAGGCAATTTGCGCAAGATGCTGCTCACCCGCAGCGATCTGAGCAAGCTGTGGCCGATGCAGGCGTACTACTTGCGCTTGCGCAAGACGCCGCCCCCGTACGACGAGTACAACCCGCTGCAGAAAGCCGCGTACACGGTCGTCGCATTCGTCATCGCGCCGCTCGTCGTGCTGACCGGTCTCGCGCTCTCACCGGGAATCGACGCGATTGCGCAGCCGCTGACCGTGGTCTTCGGCGGACGGCAGTTCGCTCGTCTCTGGCACTTCGCGGGCATGCTCGCCCTCATCGCCTTCTTCGGCATTCACGTCTTTCAAGTGGCAACGCAGGGCGTGGTCAACCAGATGCGTTCGATGATCACCGGGTGGTTCGTGGAAAAGGAGGCTCCGTCAGCGTGA
- a CDS encoding enoyl-CoA hydratase-related protein gives MAEVLTCAVERGIATVALARPAVRNAFNAELIAALRATFDELSERADVRAVVLAGEGPVFCGGADVGWMRAALDLSYDENVADAEAMSDMFRSIDRCARPVVARVQGAALGGGAGLVAVCDVAIASADATFGFTEVKLGIIPAVISPFVLAKIGASHARALFVTGRRFDAAHAREIGLVHAVVPEPSLDAAVDGVLDELRTAAPTAVRAIKALVADVLGASYDASRGLTSSAIAKQRTSEEGQEGLRAFLERRPAAFVE, from the coding sequence ATGGCCGAGGTTCTTACGTGTGCGGTGGAGCGCGGGATCGCGACGGTGGCGCTCGCGCGTCCTGCGGTGCGCAATGCATTCAACGCGGAGCTGATCGCCGCACTACGCGCTACCTTTGACGAGCTCTCCGAGCGGGCGGACGTGCGCGCCGTCGTGCTCGCGGGAGAGGGGCCCGTATTCTGCGGCGGCGCGGACGTAGGGTGGATGCGCGCCGCGCTCGACCTCTCCTACGACGAGAACGTCGCCGACGCAGAAGCGATGAGCGACATGTTTCGATCCATCGACCGCTGCGCGAGGCCGGTGGTCGCGCGCGTCCAAGGCGCCGCGCTCGGCGGCGGCGCGGGGCTCGTCGCCGTCTGCGACGTCGCGATCGCGAGCGCCGATGCAACGTTCGGCTTCACGGAGGTGAAGCTCGGCATCATCCCGGCCGTCATCTCTCCCTTCGTGCTCGCGAAGATCGGGGCGTCGCACGCGCGCGCGCTCTTCGTGACGGGCAGGCGCTTCGACGCCGCACACGCGCGGGAGATCGGTCTCGTGCACGCGGTCGTTCCCGAGCCGTCGCTCGACGCCGCCGTCGACGGCGTGCTCGACGAGCTGCGTACCGCAGCTCCAACGGCCGTACGCGCGATCAAGGCGCTCGTCGCCGACGTTCTCGGCGCTTCGTATGATGCGTCGCGCGGCCTCACGTCGAGCGCGATCGCCAAGCAGCGCACGAGTGAGGAAGGTCAAGAGGGTTTGCGCGCGTTCCTCGAGCGGCGCCCCGCAGCGTTCGTCGAATGA